Sequence from the Thermocoleostomius sinensis A174 genome:
TTAACTTGTATCGCGCATTTTGATTAGCGATCTAAAGCTAGGTAGATTCAAGCGCTGACCATTCTAACTCTGAGACATTAAGGAATTAGTGGCAATTCTGGAGAGCTTTGCATGACCGTTTGTCCCAATTGCAATCACCATAACCCAGACGAAGCAGTTCATTGCGAGGCTTGTTTTACGCCTCTGCCACAGGAAATGCACTGTCCTAGCTGTGGTGCCATGGTACAGTCTGATGCGAGTTTTTGTGGGCAATGTGGTTTTCATTTGCAGGATGCCACCCAAAGCAATGCTGTGCCGTTGCCTCCTACTGTAGCCGTATCTCCAGATAAAGCTCCTCCTACTGTTCCCATTCAGCCACCAGAAAGTTTACTTGAAAATACGGTTTATTCAAGCAGTTCAACGTCTTCCAGTTCCCCGTTGCCTTCAACTGTTACAGCCCCCAGAAGTTCACCCTCTGGTGAAGAGGGTGCAACCGTGTCTGCACTACCACCCATCCTTGCGGCACCTGTTCCTAATTTGTCACCCGATCTTCCCCAATTGCCCCCCGAACCGATCGTAGAACCTGATCCACTCGCTGCTGAAATAGAGATGTCGTCTAATTCTGAAATTAATTATTCTTCGTCAATTCCGCCCCAAGAAACTGGTGGAATTGATACGTCTAAACCTTCTTTGCCCCACGAAGCTGCATCTCAGCCTCCTAACTCACCCCCTTCAACGGTTTCACCTCCGACGGTCGCCCAAGCTCCAATTTCCTCCGCCCCATCTCAAACGATTCTGCAAACGCAGGTAGCACGGTTGCTGCATGTTCAAACAAATACGCCTGTAGAATTGCCGTCGAATTTAACAGTTGTTCATATCGGTAAGCCAAACGATCGGGTTCCACCAGATGTTGATGTGTCTGGGT
This genomic interval carries:
- a CDS encoding FHA domain-containing protein, with protein sequence MTVCPNCNHHNPDEAVHCEACFTPLPQEMHCPSCGAMVQSDASFCGQCGFHLQDATQSNAVPLPPTVAVSPDKAPPTVPIQPPESLLENTVYSSSSTSSSSPLPSTVTAPRSSPSGEEGATVSALPPILAAPVPNLSPDLPQLPPEPIVEPDPLAAEIEMSSNSEINYSSSIPPQETGGIDTSKPSLPHEAASQPPNSPPSTVSPPTVAQAPISSAPSQTILQTQVARLLHVQTNTPVELPSNLTVVHIGKPNDRVPPDVDVSGFPSSEIVSRVHADIRIEGDSYFIEDVGSANGTYINNLPLPSGNRHRLRPGDRIALGKGDKVTFLFQLS